One Deltaproteobacteria bacterium genomic window carries:
- the rsmB gene encoding 16S rRNA (cytosine(967)-C(5))-methyltransferase RsmB has product MTWARKTAWNVLTQLETTQQDPRWILQSFFSTSKNLPEREYALASNLVFSVLRRQAGLDWLLDRVSRIPLRKCAIPVRTALRLGAVQLCVLDRIPDHAAVNETVNLLKGSQPKWVVGFVNGVLRSLSREWETHWAALDEEPLSVQLSIRYSHPEWLVRRWIERMGSEETLKTLKADNLEPPRTIRVNPMHTDRTSMRRALEAGGVSARETRFSPDGLVLQKLEGPIERLGPWESGGIDIQDEGAQLVGYLAAPVPGARVLDVCAGRGGKTGHMAQLMGDRGEIVALDSSPDKVRLLCDNVHRQRVRCVVPVKGDVTLLRPDELGGLFALVLVDAPCSALGVLRRRPDARWKKRESDIARMSGVQRDILLAAARFVEPGGALVYCTCSTEPEENESNVQWFLETHPGFRLEPATAVLPSEARSPAGPDGLFRCRTAVHDTDGFFGARFRLRGEK; this is encoded by the coding sequence ATGACCTGGGCTCGGAAAACGGCCTGGAACGTACTCACGCAACTCGAGACCACGCAGCAAGACCCCCGGTGGATACTGCAATCGTTCTTCTCCACGTCCAAAAACCTGCCCGAGCGCGAGTATGCCCTTGCTTCCAATCTGGTATTCAGCGTCCTTCGCCGGCAAGCCGGACTGGACTGGCTTCTGGACAGGGTGTCAAGAATACCCCTGCGCAAGTGTGCGATTCCGGTGAGGACGGCTCTGCGCCTGGGAGCGGTCCAATTGTGTGTACTGGACCGGATTCCCGATCACGCGGCGGTCAACGAAACCGTGAACCTGCTGAAGGGTTCCCAACCGAAGTGGGTCGTCGGTTTCGTCAACGGGGTGCTTCGATCCTTGTCCCGTGAATGGGAGACGCATTGGGCCGCATTGGATGAAGAACCTCTTTCGGTTCAACTGTCTATCCGATATTCCCATCCTGAGTGGCTCGTTCGAAGATGGATCGAAAGAATGGGCTCTGAAGAGACATTGAAGACGTTGAAGGCCGACAATCTCGAGCCGCCTCGAACGATACGGGTAAATCCGATGCACACGGACCGCACGAGCATGCGACGCGCATTGGAGGCGGGTGGAGTTTCCGCCCGAGAAACCCGGTTCTCGCCCGATGGGCTTGTGCTTCAGAAACTCGAGGGCCCCATCGAGCGGTTGGGACCCTGGGAATCCGGCGGTATCGATATTCAAGATGAAGGCGCTCAGTTGGTCGGCTATCTGGCCGCGCCGGTTCCAGGCGCGCGGGTTCTGGACGTTTGCGCCGGTCGTGGAGGGAAGACGGGGCATATGGCTCAACTCATGGGAGATCGCGGAGAGATCGTTGCTTTGGACTCGAGTCCGGACAAGGTGCGGCTGCTCTGTGACAACGTTCATCGGCAGCGCGTCCGCTGTGTCGTGCCCGTCAAGGGCGATGTAACCCTTCTCCGGCCCGACGAACTAGGTGGGCTCTTCGCGCTGGTTCTCGTGGATGCGCCGTGTTCGGCCCTGGGAGTTCTCCGTCGAAGACCGGACGCGCGCTGGAAGAAAAGAGAATCGGACATTGCGAGGATGAGTGGGGTCCAGCGGGATATCCTCCTCGCTGCGGCGCGTTTCGTGGAACCGGGAGGGGCCCTCGTGTACTGCACTTGCAGCACGGAGCCCGAGGAAAACGAATCAAATGTCCAATGGTTTCTGGAAACGCACCCGGGTTTTCGTTTGGAGCCGGCAACGGCCGTGTTGCCGTCCGAAGCTCGCTCGCCGGCCGGCCCGGACGGTCTCTTCCGATGCCGAACGGCCGTACATGATACGGATGGTTTTTTTGGAGCGAGGTTCAGGTTGAGAGGGGAGAAGTAA
- a CDS encoding methionyl-tRNA formyltransferase, producing MKPVGLRIGFMGTPEFAAVHLSKLLDAACKVIVVVTQPDRRKGRGGKVQESPVKQLALERGLKVLQPGRVGDPEVVSQLTSFAPDVMVVVAYGQLLPRSVLDVPRLGTINVHGSLLPAYRGAAPVNWALIHGENVTGVTTMMLDEGLDTGDILLQAEMSIEPEDTAGTLVDRLAHVGADLLLDTLSKLEDNTLPRVPQDHSKATYAPKLTKGDGLIKWNGSAVSIVNGVRGLDPWPGAYTFLGDKRLRLFGASQGTGSRTGPPGTVLGLTESSLEVAAGEGSVEVREMQMEGRKRLPAVEFLKGVPLPPGAVLGER from the coding sequence ATGAAGCCCGTCGGCTTGAGAATAGGCTTCATGGGTACGCCTGAATTTGCCGCTGTTCACCTGAGCAAACTGCTGGATGCGGCGTGCAAAGTGATTGTCGTGGTTACGCAACCTGATCGACGGAAGGGCCGTGGCGGAAAAGTTCAGGAGTCTCCCGTCAAACAACTCGCACTCGAGCGCGGGTTGAAAGTGCTTCAACCCGGCCGCGTCGGCGATCCGGAAGTGGTGAGTCAGCTTACCTCTTTCGCGCCGGACGTGATGGTGGTTGTAGCGTATGGACAGCTTCTGCCTCGATCGGTTCTGGACGTTCCAAGATTGGGTACGATCAACGTTCACGGTTCTCTTCTTCCTGCTTACAGAGGGGCGGCTCCGGTTAACTGGGCGCTGATACACGGCGAAAACGTCACGGGCGTCACCACCATGATGCTGGACGAGGGTCTGGACACGGGAGATATCCTGCTGCAGGCCGAGATGTCGATAGAACCGGAAGACACGGCCGGAACGCTGGTGGACCGACTCGCCCACGTGGGCGCAGACCTGCTCCTCGATACCCTCTCGAAGCTCGAGGATAATACGCTGCCCCGTGTTCCTCAGGATCATTCGAAAGCTACTTATGCACCGAAACTGACCAAAGGGGACGGTTTGATCAAATGGAACGGGAGCGCAGTGAGTATCGTGAACGGTGTACGAGGGCTGGACCCTTGGCCGGGGGCTTATACGTTCCTTGGGGATAAGCGGCTACGGCTCTTCGGCGCCTCGCAGGGGACAGGCTCTCGGACGGGGCCGCCTGGAACGGTCCTCGGCTTGACGGAAAGCAGCCTCGAGGTGGCGGCCGGCGAAGGGTCCGTCGAGGTTCGAGAGATGCAGATGGAAGGACGAAAACGGCTCCCGGCAGTCGAGTTTTTGAAAGGAGTTCCGCTGCCTCCCGGAGCGGTACTGGGAGAGCGATGA
- a CDS encoding peptide deformylase, protein MGLRQILTFPDERLKVRCEPVEELNGEIQELIDDMAETMYAAPGIGLAAPQLGEQRRVIVFDVGSRDEPRKPMALINPEIVECEGEIVSEEGCLSVLDYNSEVKRSSRVCVRGLDREGRSLEIEAEDLFAIVLQHEIDHLDGILFIDRISKLKRSLYLKKLKKKEKGEA, encoded by the coding sequence ATGGGGTTAAGGCAAATTCTTACTTTTCCGGACGAGCGGCTGAAAGTGCGATGCGAGCCGGTGGAGGAATTGAACGGCGAGATCCAGGAACTCATTGACGATATGGCTGAGACCATGTACGCCGCGCCCGGGATAGGACTTGCCGCTCCTCAATTGGGGGAGCAGCGCCGTGTGATCGTGTTTGACGTGGGAAGTCGCGATGAGCCTCGCAAACCAATGGCTTTGATCAATCCCGAGATCGTGGAATGTGAAGGTGAGATCGTTTCCGAAGAAGGGTGTTTGAGCGTATTGGATTACAATTCCGAAGTGAAACGAAGTTCGCGGGTTTGTGTTCGAGGATTGGACCGGGAAGGACGGAGCCTGGAAATCGAAGCCGAGGACTTGTTTGCTATTGTGCTGCAGCACGAAATTGACCATCTGGACGGTATCCTATTCATAGATCGGATCAGCAAGTTGAAAAGGAGTCTGTATCTGAAGAAGTTGAAGAAGAAGGAAAAGGGGGAGGCATGA